Proteins from a genomic interval of Crassostrea angulata isolate pt1a10 chromosome 7, ASM2561291v2, whole genome shotgun sequence:
- the LOC128157035 gene encoding uncharacterized protein LOC128157035, with amino-acid sequence MQALSPLADKLKEHHTRLVFVGSSTVDQMEEFMRSPTVLMSGELYSDPTTSLYKTFHMKRGRFRSLVMPIWNSVSRYGWSGAVEGVKLGLETSHLAGDSWIQGGTILLDQDGNILYQHQEEHPADWPDMTEVLRVVGLTEVPVDYDRAVSEWMHARQNARK; translated from the exons ATGCAGGCCTTATCTCCTTTAGCGGACAAGCTTAAGGAGCATCACACACGGCTTGTGTTTGTCGGCTCGTCCACTGTGGACCAGATGGAGGAATTCATGCGCAGTCCAACGGTCCTTATGTCTGGCGAACTATACTCGGACCCCACTACTTCCCTTTACAAAACATTCCACATGAAGAGAGGGCGATTTCGCTCACTTGTCATGCCGATTTGGAACAGCGTGTCGAGATATGGATGGAGCGGGGCTGTGGAAG GAGTAAAACTGGGTTTGGAAACATCGCACCTTGCAGGGGACTCTTGGATACAAGGGGGTACTATTTTATTGGATCAAGATGGAAATATTTTGTATCAG caccAGGAAGAGCACCCTGCAGACTGGCCCGATATGACTGAGGTATTACGAGTGGTTGGCCTCACTGAAGTACCTGTGGATTACGATAGAGCTGTTTCCGAATGGATGCATGCAAGACAAAACGCTCGAAAATAG